CGTCCGCGTCGCAACCCCGACCGGCGTGTCGTAGAGCCGCAGCATCAGCGCATAGCGCTCGATGCCGCCGGTGGGCAGCCAGTTGCCGGCGCGCGAGCGCGAGGCGACGCGGATCTCGAAGGAGCCGTCGGAGCCGCGGATGATCTCCTGGCTGGTGAAGCCGTAACGCTGCAGCGCGTTGGCGACGAGATGGCCCTTCTGGTCGTAGAGCGTCAGCGTCCAGAACCGGGCAGCAGGCGTCACGCCGCTCACCACGACGTCGCAGCGCCCGTCGAGCGGCTTCTTCCTGTCGTCGGTGGTGGCGGTGAACGCGACGCCGTCGCCGGTGCCGATCGGCAGCTCGCCGTTGCGCACGATGGTGGCGCGCGAATAGGGATCGATGTCGGAGGTGCCGCTCTTCGGCCGCGCGGTCCAGGCGCCGATCGTCAGCGTGCCGAGATCGGTGCCGCGCGTCGCCGTCATCCAGGTTGAGCCGACGCCGACGAAGGCGGCGAGCAGGAGCGCGAGCAGGGTGATGAGGACGAGCCGCACGGGTCTAGTTCTTGCGTGGCGCCGCCGACGGGGTAGCGCTGCCCGGTGCCGCCGACGCAAGGCTTTCCGGGAAGGCCAGCGAACTCGACGAGACCGGCTTGGTCGGTTTGGTCGATTCCTCCGTGGTCTTGGTCGCGGTCTTGGCGGCTTCGTCGAGCAGCTTCTCGACCCGCACCAGGATGTCGGCGCCGCGCCGCGTCAGCACCGGCGGCGGTCCCGGCTTGATCTCCGGCGGCTTCGGCGCGCCCGCCGCGGCGACGGTC
This genomic interval from Bradyrhizobium sp. NP1 contains the following:
- a CDS encoding DUF1214 domain-containing protein, whose product is MRLVLITLLALLLAAFVGVGSTWMTATRGTDLGTLTIGAWTARPKSGTSDIDPYSRATIVRNGELPIGTGDGVAFTATTDDRKKPLDGRCDVVVSGVTPAARFWTLTLYDQKGHLVANALQRYGFTSQEIIRGSDGSFEIRVASRSRAGNWLPTGGIERYALMLRLYDTPVGVATRTQRDAPMPSIATVGCP